Below is a window of Malania oleifera isolate guangnan ecotype guangnan chromosome 1, ASM2987363v1, whole genome shotgun sequence DNA.
TCTAGATcgcacatggtcttgtgggttcCACACAATTTCAAGAttcaagtgggtcttacgtaaTTACAATAGTCCTCACACGGTCTTATAAGCCCTACACAACTTTGAGagtcatgtggaccccacacggtaatgtgggtcccacatatgatacctatattattattattttatcatatatttctacaaattatgtcggtcaaaatattattttatatatatatatatttatttacgtgTACAGACAGTGTTTACTCtagccgacctccaaggagcgattgagccgtaatggtctctgagcactcgcttaaataaggtttttcttaggcatcaaacatgaaatcaaggatcctaacagagaaacactttcgttttgatgatattgttattctatatttttggggttattacacaaTATGTAATGTCTCATTGTTAAGGTGAGAATGTGGGTAAGAGAcctttcaaatttttcaatatgtgGACAAACCACTATAGCTTTCAGGACGTGGTTAAGATGGGGTGGGAGATGGAAGTTCAAGGATGGAGCCAATACAAACTGGTTAAAAAATTACAGGCTTTGAAGAGTCCATTGAGAACCCTCAACTCTACTCACTTTTCTCATATATCTACAAGGGCTGAAAATGATATGTCTGAGCTTATTGAGCTCCAGCAAATGCTGCATGACTCCTCGAAGGATGAGGAACTCCAAAGAAAggtagttttgaaaaaaaaaattgaggctTCTAGAACTGCTGATGCAAATAGACTATTTCTATCCCAATTAGCAAAAACAAAGTACTTGAAGGAGTGTGATAAAAATTCCTCATTTTTCCATGCTTTGATGAGGAGACACTTAAGCAGAAATCATATACCAACTCTCACTAAGAGTGTTGGTGAACAAACCAGATCCTAGCAACAGGTGGTGAATGAATTCCTAATCTATTATAAGGAGCTACTGGGTAGGGAATCTCAAACTAGTGTTATTGATCCTCAAATCATAACGAATGGGATAATACTTAATAGATCCCAAGGTGAACAGATGATTACCCTAGTTTCAGATGAAGAAATAAAAGCAGCACTATTTAACATTGGGGATCTAAAGTCTCCAAGTCCTGATGGCTACTCAGCTTGTTTTTTCAAGAGGGCTTGGCGTATGGTTGGGAAGGATGTCTCCTTAGCTATTAAGGAATTCTTTGAATCTAGGAAATTATTAAAGCAGCTAAATCACACAGTTATTGCTCTCATCCCAAAATCCAATCATGTTGTTATTGTTCAGGAATATAGACCTATAGCATGCTGCAATGTGATATACAAGACAATTGCTAAAATCCTTGCTGAAAGGATTAAGCCATGTTTGGAAGAGTTGGTATGCCTTGCTCAGTCTGCATTTGTGAAACAAAAGAGTATGATTAAAAATATATGCCTTGTCCAAGAGATTGTTAGAAAATATGCAAGGAAAAGGGTCTCTCTGAGATGTTTGTTAAAAATTGATCTCAAGAAGGCATATGATTCCATCTCTTGGAAGTTTGTGAAGGATATGCTGGTGCATTTGAACTTCTCGAGAACTATGGTTGGTTGGATCATGCAGTGTGTGTCCACTTCCTTCTCCCTTTCTTTAAATGGAGGAtatcatggttttttttttagggctAGAAGGGGTTGAGGCAAGGGGACCCATTATCCCTCTTGCTGTTTGTTATATGTATGGAATACCTATCGAGAATCCTGTTAACTCTTGAAAACAACCGTGAGTTCATGTTCCACCCTAGATGTGAGAAGTTAAAGATTAATCACCTAGCCTTTGCAAatgatttaattcttctttccAGAGGTCTAATTTAGTCAAGTTGCTCATGAGCTATGTTTAGGTAAGTTCTCTGAATGTGCAGGGATGAGAGCTAACAATATGAAATCAAACATTCTATTTGCTGGTATTAAAGATATTGAGCTGGAGAAAATTAGAAGAGTAACTAACTTCCAGGATGGGGACTTTCCATTTAGATATCTGGGCATCCTATTGGCAGCATCTCGATTGAACAAAGTACACTATAGCCCCCTGATTAACAGAATTGCTGATCTATTGAGTGGATGGCCTAAACACACTATTTCCTATGCAGGGAGGATGGAATTGATCAATTCAGTAATACAAGGGATAGAATGCTTCTACTTAACCATTTTTCCTATTCCAAAATCTGTTATGGACCACGTTGTAAGACTCTGTAGAACTTTCCTCTGGGGTGATAGAAGGAAGCCCCCGGTAGCTTGAAAAGAGGTCTATTTGCCAAAAAACTGAAGGGGGACTTGGGGTGTTTGACTTAAAAGCTTGGAACAATGCATTGCTTACTCGAGCAATGTGGAATATTCAGGAGAAAAAGGACTTGTTATAGTCAAAATGGGTTAATCAGATTTACTTAAAAGGGGCTAGCATATGGGAAGCCACAACAAAGCATGAAGATTCTCCTTTGTTTAAGAAATTGGTTGacttgaaaaatcaatttttacagAGGTGTGGGAATTAGAGATCAGCAGAGAGTTCGATAAATCAATGGGTGGCCGATGGGAATGTTTGCTTTTCACAAAGCTATGGATTTTGCGGGAACAAAGCAAATGATGTAAGGTGGTACAATGTAGTGTGGAAGTGTGGAAGCACCCCGAAACATGCCTTTATCTTGTGGATGGGAGTAAAAGGGAAACTGTTGACAAATGACAGACTAAAAGGAGAGGGGATCAATTTGCAGTGCAGCTTATGTAATGAGGATGATGAATCAAATGAGCATCTCTTCTTTAAGTGCAGTTTctctaaagaagtttgggatttgGTCAGATCCTGGCTGGGGATAACTAGAGCCATGACTACTCTCAAAGCTGCTTTGAAATGGCTTCATAAATAAGTTAAAGGAATAGGGATACTGTCAATTGGGAAGAAGGTCTGTTTGGCTACAATGGTGTATTTTATTTGGCACTTCCAGAatagaaagaaatttgaaaagaaGGTCATCTCGCCAATAGAGTTGTTGAAAGTGATTCAAAGCTACACATATAGAGTGGTGTATGATAAATTTGATATGTACTCCATTGACTAAGTTATAATGGGTATTTTTTATGTTATAATTGACTTGATGTATTGAGGTGACAGGGAGACCAACCACTTGCTCTGGCCTTTTGAGTGTATTTTGAACAATGAGGATGGGATGTCCCCCTCCCCTTATCCCTCGGAATGCCCAGGTTATGCATGTAAATATTCATTTGATATACATTTACctttattgattaaaaaaaaaatttgtataaaaaCTCTTCCAATACTAACAAAGTCAATTTAAGCAATAGGTTGATCAGTGTTAAATTCCAGATATTTAATAAGAAAATCTAGGACTATTATAAAGTTAAAACCAAAGAATATATTATAAAGGGGAGTATGTAGGCGATAACCATGGGAACAGCCTTCATTAAATGATCATAACTTATTACATAATTTTAACACACGCATTGCATAAACACTGCCTGATAGGGTGATACTCCACCGAGCAATAATACATCATACTAGGGAAACTCTAACTTATTATTTAGCAtccctcatatatatatatatatatatatacgaccTCCTGATCAAAAAGCTCCCCTCTCCATCTTGGCTGCATTGCAGTCTCCGCTTTGCTCCTCGCCCTCATGGGACGGTGTACTCTACAAAAGTGAATTTATAATGATAACACATGCACTAATTACTTaaatcttctttctttcttttttgtaaaatggaagaagaagaaacagaAGCACTTACTTCCACATTTCTTGCCGGCGGGTCTGTTTCTGATGTTGCAGCGCTTGGGAATGGTAATGGCAATGCCAAGATTTATCCCAGCCTGCTTGGCCAAAGGCGAAAGCAGAACAGCGCACAGGCATCTGGGGTTAGTCCtgatcaaggcactcaccttgcTGCAGCACGACGCTCGAACTGTAGCTCTGGGATTCTGGGCGGCCCCCAAGCAGGGGCTCAAGCTGGCCGCGGCGTTGTTAATGGGCGTGCCCCCGCACTCCCCCGCCGCCCCCACTTCCTTGACAACCCCCTCTGCAACCACCAACACGATGATCGCCGCCGCCACCAGCTGAGCTGCTACTTTGGAGGCCATGGTAGGTACCTCAAATATTCTCGATCTGTTAACTAAATTTATGCAGTTCGATCTCTCTGGGCAAGCCAAATGCAACAGCTGGCTAAGGCGCAGGCTTAATCAGTTCTATGGGCAAAACCAGCACGCGTATGTATCGATATTTATATGCAGCAATTAAGAATTACTAGGGAAGAAGACTGAGGAAGAGTGATGATTTGTTAAGGCGAAGGGAATAGTGGGGTGGTTCGGTTGTGCGAACGTGCAGAAAAGTTTGTGGGTTGGTGCAATTGGGCCCGGACGCACTCGAAGTGCAATAATTTAGTTATGCCAATAACACAATACGTGTCATATATCCCACAAGCCACTTTGCAGAGGATATgtctgtatttttttttattataaagaaGTATAGGTTAGTTTAATTAGCTAGTGATCAGTGATCACAGGATGACAGTATTACTACATCAGGAGGCTTCTCATATGTACTACCGAGCTTTCTGAATATGGCAGCATGGTTGGTGGGTGGAATGGGTGTGTGCAGCACTGTGCAGTGTAAACGCGAGAACTTCGATCGATCTGTGCAATATTTTGCAACATCAGGAGTGCGCCTGCTCGCCATGCGCACTTCCTCATTTTAGAGTTTAGTTGACTTGTTagagttttttcccaaaatatctttttttttttaaatataaaaataattccCGGAGTAActtgacgtaatctcgctacttgaagtaacgaaatttaaacaaatctcgctacttcaagtagcgagatttactgtTCACAAATAAAGCAATTTTAGACACGTGACAAATATCGCTGGTttatccagcgagatttgctttgAAATGTGAAGGTTACATATATATAATCTTTTTGAGatattacaaaaaataataaatcaggagataaattcttctgcgtaataaatcgggaaataaattcttctaatatatattttttaaaaatgataaaacaaaaaataaatttttatacgtaataaattcttctgcgtaataaatcgggaaataaattattttatggtAGTGAGATTTGCCACATGTCATTCCgggaattattttctcaaaaaaaatattatttaatatattttttaaaaaaatgataaatcgaaaaataaatttaataaatctatactatacaatataatttttctctacgagaatcatagaattaattttaaagtATTTAAAATAGTAATTGCTTGTGTGACTCGAATCAATTGAATCAGTTAGTCTAGCCAACCTAAAAATTGAGTGTTTAATTCACTTTtaaattcaattttcaaaatatactgTACTTGACTGACCAATTTGTTCAgcataatatattaaattaatattattttcttagTTTATCTtattacaattaaataaaaaagataaaattatcatttaTCTAGggcatttctttaattttttgacGTAAATTTAACTATTGACTAATTCTAATTTTAGAATAACAGAAGGGTTCTTTTTGTCCATAAAATTAAATCTCGGATGATTTTTTtagataattttcaaaaatttaacatATGTAGAGTCATATTTAATAAACTTAAAAGGTGCTATgaattttatcaaaaaataatattatctaCAAATGACACAGATTACCAAagctattttaattttatacaaatattaattttttaaaaaatatcattctatatttttttaattaaaattttaaaaataaatttattttttacatcTGCTCAAGCCACCGATGTGTTTTTGTGAAAATCTTCATAAAATGCTCTACAATTCTTTTATTGGGATTGTAGAAAGAACTTTCTGTTTTTTTGTACATATTTAAATGTATAAAGTCAAGCTATCAAACTCCTAAACATAGTAAGAAACTAAGAATTCTAAAAGTTGCTCAATTAATAAATTTAGCATATATTTGAGTGTCTAATGTTTAAATTTTAGACGTAAATTTAAAAGTATATTTAgataaataatttacaaaattagactacattttttcaattgaaataatatctcaaaagggcaatatatatattaatagttgccaaaaaataaaaaatcttttgATATTAAACtccaattgaaaaaaaataaattaaatgacATTCCTAAAATGTCTCACATGCAAACCCCTATACCTttacgcagaagaatttatttcctgatttattattatttttagtatctcaaaagggttaTATATAACCTTCACATTTCAAAACAAATCTCACTAGATGAaccagcgagatttgtcacgtgtccAAAACTGCCTTATTTATGAACAGTAAATGTCGCTACTTGAAATAGTGAGATTTGtttaatctcgctacttgaagtagcgagattacatCAGAGTTATTTcgagaatttttttttcaaaaaaaaaattatttaatatatatatttttaaaaaatatatatattgggaAAAAACTCTGACTTGTTATATGTCATCCCTATACTTAGGGATGAAGATTGTGTGTAATAATTGTCTACTAAATGACTTTTTCACATGCCCATGTTTAATATGCATTCACACTGGGCTCGATTACATGATTGTTACTTGCTCCAGTTCTTACCCCGTTGGCGTGAATCACTTTACTTATTATAAGGCCGGTGTCAATTGCTCCAATCAGGCGGTTGACTTAGGCGGTAACTGCCCTCATAATGCTGCACTCTGGTCTCTTCTacgtaggtgatatatttggggtatattagTTGCTCCCTCTTAGGTTTGAATTTTTGAAGCTGGCTTCCAAAGTTCAAaagttgttattgttgttgttgttttttttttttttttttttgtctagcTGCTTTTCTTGAGGCATTTTGGTCTGCTTAtggcttaatgagtcgtgctcttcTTTTTTGTCGTTTCcagcctaatgagttgtgctcatattttgggccgtttctaggcctcacgagcgttgctcgttagttgggccgatttttctttgcctaatgagttctgctcattttttgggcaatctTCTGGCCATACAAATGTTGCTCATCAGTttggccgattcttctttgcctaatgagttgtgctcattttttggacagtcttctagcctcacgagcgttgctcgtcagttgggctgattcttccttgcctaataaGTTGCGTTCATTTTTTGTGCAGTTttctagcctcacgagcattgctcatcagttggaccgattcttcttttcctaatgagctgtgctcatcttttgggctatATCTTTAGTATCATTTTGGTAATTTATGATGCCGAGATGGTTGTTTAATTCGATAGGTTCTTGCTGCTTTGATTTCATTaggggttaaagatgtgagttctggtattttcaatatcatttAGGATTCAAAATTGGTTCAGGATGGATTTGTTTTAAAGTATTTggatgtgtatgcaccaagtgttcgatcatttgCGGTAAAGGGAACTGTAGGTAAGCTGAAGTGTTAAagatttcgcagactatttttgtgttgtctgtgtcatctgtggggtctataaactcagattattcaattgtatcccagttgacccgtgagtcccatgttggattttttggacatATGGTTGTGAGTGCAGTGgcagattgaagtttgagattgagatctgcgatatgtctaccattgacgacggtgattttgttactgtttgttttgattatggtgtgaaTTGTTCAGTTGATTGGGCTCCAAGTGCTCGACAGAATGTCACTAAGAAACTCGATTTTGCTGTTTGGGATTTTGCCGATTGCAGTTGCTACAATTATGCAATTTTAGTGTGcattgcaatttcaactcaaatttccaattgcaatttcaaattcactattcaGAGCACTGTTCAGCACACATGAATATATAAGAGTCATTATTGCCGACCCCATGGTGCATTCGGCcaacccattggaatttcaaagCTTGGCTTTTTTTATTTGACTGGTAATGCAGCTGTCATGACCCCACTATTCATTTAGTGCATAGATCATTGTccaatcaattaaataacttAAATATCCTATTAATTGTTATTAGCCATTAAGGCGGAGCTCTTCAAGCATTGAAACTGTGGCATCTATTtgttttttagaattattattgtatgatagAGAAAAAATtataccttgagaataggcacgttggctacataaatcttgcacatagaaacatcaattgtagtcggaTTCACATTAGATCCATaatttcccaatatcgcaagttgggtctgtaacaccccgaccccgagaggcctgggatattaactttttactactaatttacagcggaagcaaaatacactcaatttttattacaccagagcactaatattccatattacaatcatttatttcaaaaaaaggaaaattacacaaacataaatatctgaaaccatactaatatttctaatcaatctttatttttctaatccccacccgcatgcttgttaagcctgatttctgacatgtccttcagagttatctgaaataaaatatgattggggtgaggcgacgctcagtaagtaaataagattattattagtgtgtggccaaaatgagtttttaaagaatttcgtaaaacaataatgaatactataacttcaagatttcttttagaataaacataaatttaacaatttctgcataaaacttttgtcatcaatttcaacagtaaatttttaaatcatatactataactgctaaattaaacttttaactttaaaactgtaaaaatatttaatgataaacatacatatacttttccttatacgttttccttagatcgtcatataagcaccaaaatgatccttttcacgtaaacttacacttttccttcaaattatcagtaactttgtacacgtaattaaatatgtataaacatatattgtaaaaaccacccttaggcctgtttgctgtaagtcatgtttacccccatgactgggttgtgcggtccgaagactggacttagctggctggccgatcaaactaaatcaacgtacgtaaactttaagtgagattttccttattaagtcctggacttaaaccaggtgtgcactcaggagaaatccactaacataaataaccactctgtaaacagtgtgggtgcactctgatccgtataaactttaagctgcggtaccgagcatctgtaactttgaactttcgttgccataaggggtttgaaaatcatcttattataatttatgcaatttaaaataatatcgtgaaaatctcatctttactcatatttacataaaaaaaatgtaacgtagaaataaactcatgccacacaatttttgtgttaaaaatatatataattttatttttgaatagaaagaaatgctgaaaatttacccgaggggattggaacatttcttaacccaaaaatagatgcaagtatattaaagatagaactggtataattaaatatgcgtaaaaataaactcatggaaattttgtggaactaagtaacataattaaaatttacgtacaaaataagctcgggtatgaatttaaaataaaaagaaactaacataatcaaaatttacttaccttcttcttttaccgtgtgctacgaacacaataattatcttaagaa
It encodes the following:
- the LOC131166299 gene encoding non-specific lipid transfer protein GPI-anchored 15, encoding MASKVAAQLVAAAIIVLVVAEGVVKEVGAAGECGGTPINNAAASLSPCLGAAQNPRATVRASCCSKVSALIRTNPRCLCAVLLSPLAKQAGINLGIAITIPKRCNIRNRPAGKKCGKYTVP
- the LOC131146240 gene encoding uncharacterized protein LOC131146240 is translated as MGWEMEVQGWSQYKLVKKLQALKSPLRTLNSTHFSHISTRAENDMSELIELQQMLHDSSKDEELQRKELLGRESQTSVIDPQIITNGIILNRSQGEQMITLVSDEEIKAALFNIGDLKSPSPDGYSACFFKRAWRMVGKDVSLAIKEFFESRKLLKQLNHTVIALIPKSNHVVIVQEYRPIACCNVIYKTIAKILAERIKPCLEELVCLAQSAFVKQKSMIKNICLVQEIVRKYARKRVSLRCLLKIDLKKAYDSISWKFVKDMLVHLNFSRTMVGWIMQCVSTSFSLSLNGGYHGMRANNMKSNILFAGIKDIELEKIRRVTNFQDGDFPFRYLGILLAASRLNKVHYSPLINRIADLLSGWPKHTISYAGRMELINSVIQGIECFYLTIFPIPKSVMDHVVRLCRTFLWGDRRKPPVA